Proteins co-encoded in one Medicago truncatula cultivar Jemalong A17 chromosome 8, MtrunA17r5.0-ANR, whole genome shotgun sequence genomic window:
- the LOC25500062 gene encoding F-box protein SKIP19, producing MKRSCVEKAKVESTRNPNWLQLPIDLIRNILQRLDTVEIVTSARNVCPLWWHICKDPLMWRTIHISNINVIPLDYHCLHKIYGHAIDLSRGHVEDISLELFGTDDILKYTAPSPRASHLRRLRIKYLVEFSDKRLSEFVKEFPLLEELTITFKNNTISRDSLEVIGRCCPRLKSLNLWRLIYPCVEYKYNDVAFAIAKTMSGLRHLKLSGIWLKSVELLAILDDCPLLESLDLLGMIVMPMNDNVEGGGVAYVATIEDANDDD from the exons ATGAAGAGGTCTTGTGTGGAAAAAGCGAAAGTTGAGAGCACAAGAAATCCAAATTGGCTTCAACTTCCAATAGACTTGATAAGGAACATCCTTCAAAGACTGGATACTGTTGAAATTGTAACAAGTGCACGTAATGTTTGTCCTCTGTGGTGGCACATTTGCAAGGATCCTCTAATGTGGCGTACCATTCACATTAGTAATATCAATGTTATTCCATTAGATTATCATTGTTTACATAAGATTTATGGCCATGCCATTGATCTAAGTCGTGGTCATGTAGAAGACATTAGTCTTGAATTATTTGGGACCGATGACATTCTCAAATATACTGCTCCTAGTCCTAg GGCAAGTCACTTGAGACGATTACGAATTAAGTATTTGGTAGAATTTTCTGATAAAAGGTTGAGTGAATTTGTGAAGGAGTTTCCACTATTAGAGGAGCTTACCATTACATTTAAGAACAACACCATATCAAGGGATTCTCTTGAAGTCATTGGTCGTTGTTGCCCTCGTTTGAAATCATTAAACCTTTGGAGGCTGATTTACCCTTGCGTCGAGTATAAGTATAATGATGTGGCATTTGCTATTGCAAAAACAATGTCCGGGCTACGACATCTTAAATTGTCTGGAATTTGGCTCAAGAGTGTTGAGTTGCTTGCCATTCTTGATGATTGCCCTCTTCTTGAATCTCTTGATTTACTAGG CATGATTGTGATGCCGATGAATGATAATGTTGAGGGTGGTGGTGTAGCTTATGTGGCCACTATTGAAGATGCTAATGATGATGATTAG
- the LOC25500064 gene encoding 50S ribosomal protein L4, chloroplastic, translating to MASLSSTLTPTSTSLSFFSSSIFISNSIPKLKFTPNSNSISHTNSLSISCKLATLPLLSFSGEKIGESTLDVKSASPSTSRAVVHRAIIHDLQNKRRGTASTLTRAEVRGGGRKPYNQKKTGRARQGSIRTPLRPGGGVIFGPKPRDWTIKINKKEKRLAISTAVASAAVNTVVVEEFGDEFEGNAKTKEFIAAMKRWGLDPTEKVTFFMMEVKEKVLLASRNIGTLKILTPRTLNLYDVLNADKIVLTPDAVDYLNGRYGDSEQDDDGDYVEEDSQEGPDAEESADAVN from the coding sequence atggcttCACTCTCTTCAACACTAACACCAACTTCaacttctctttctttcttctcttcttcaatcttcattTCTAATTCAATTCCCAAATTGAAATTCACTccaaattcaaactcaatttcaCATACTAATTCACTTTCCATTTCTTGCAAACTCGCCACCCTTCCACTCCTCTCCTTCTCCGGCGAGAAAATCGGTGAATCAACTCTCGACGTCAAATCCGCCTCTCCTTCCACCTCTCGCGCCGTCGTCCACCGCGCCATCATCCACGACCTTCAAAACAAACGCCGCGGCACAGCCTCCACCTTAACACGCGCCGAAGTCAGAGGTGGTGGCCGAAAACCCTACAACCAAAAGAAAACCGGCCGAGCACGTCAGGGTTCGATTCGTACACCTCTCCGACCCGGCGGTGGTGTGATTTTCGGCCCGAAACCAAGGGATTGGACTATTAAGATTAACAAGAAGGAGAAGAGGCTTGCGATTTCCACTGCGGTAGCGAGTGCGGCGGTGAATACAGTTGTGGTGGAGGAATTTGGAGATGAGTTTGAGGGGAATGCGAAGACGAAGGAGTTTATTGCGGCGATGAAAAGGTGGGGATTGGATCCGACGGAGAAAGTTACGTTTTTTATGATGGAGGTGAAGGAGAAAGTGTTGTTGGCTAGTAGGAATATTGGGACTTTGAAGATTTTGACGCCGAGGACTTTGAATTTGTATGATGTTTTGAATGCTGATAAGATTGTTCTTACTCCTGATGCTGTGGATTATTTGAATGGTAGGTATGGTGATAGTGAAcaagatgatgatggtgattatGTCGAAGAGGATAGCCAAGAAG